The DNA region CTGTGAACCCGCTTCGGCGTCGACGGACTCCAGAGGAAACGTGACATTGTATTCTGGGGATCCGTACGGTGCTGGAGGAACAAACATGGCCCGCCTGACGTCGCTCAATGTGATCTCCGCACAAGAGCATCTGCGTGACCAGGTCGCGAACGCGCTCCGGGCCGCTCTGATCGCCGGTGAACTCCGCCCGGGAATGGTCTACTCCGCCCCGGCGCTGGCCGCCGAGTTCGGGGTGTCCGCGACGCCCGTACGTGAGGCCATGCTGGACCTGGCCCGCGAGGGCCTGGTGGAGGCCGTCCGCAACAAGGGCTTCCGCATCACGGAGTTGACCGAGCAGGACCTCGACGACTTCACCGAACTCCGGGCCATGATCGAGGTGCCGACCGTCGGACGTATCGCCGGTATGGGGAAGGCCGAGGAGCTGGAAGCCCTCAGGCCGCTGGCCTCGGCCATCGTCGACGCCGCACGCGAACACGACATCCTGGGCTATCTGGAGGCCGACCGCCGCTTCCATCTGGAGCTGCTCGGCCTGGCGGGCAACCGGCGCCTGGTGGAGGAAGTGGCCGCCCTGCGCAAGCGTTCGCGACTCTTCGGGCTCAACCGACTGGCGGAGACAGGGCAGTTGACCACGTCGGCCGAGGAGCACGTGCAGCTCCTCGACCTCATGGTGGCAGGCGACGCCCGGCGCGCCGAGGTCTGCATGCTCGCGCATATGTCACATGTCCGCTCGCTCTGGGCCGACGACGCGCCCGCAGGGGACTCCATCGGGAAACGGGCCCGGGACGGCTCGGTGGCGGGCGGTCCCGAGGTGCGGCGGGTCCCGGGGCGGTCCCGGACGGAGAGCTGAACCGCCGTCGTCCGGACGTGCCAGAACCCTCGGAGGGCAACGGTGCCCGCACAGGAGCCGCACGCCGGTCCCCCGCGGACCGGCGCCCGCGAGGACCGGCGGAACTCAGGCGTCGAGCAGTGACCCCATCCACTCCTCGACACCGTCCGCCGTACGCGGCAGCGCGGAGGACATGAGCCGGGCACCGTCCGCGGTGATCACCAGGTCGTCCTCGATCCGCACACCGATCCCCCGCAGGGCCCGGGGCAGCGTCTCGTCGTCGGGTTGCAGATAGAGACCCGGTTCCACCGTCAGGACCTGCCCCTCCTCCAGCGGCCCTTCCGGGTAGGCGTCCGTCCGCGCGTCCGCGCAGTCATGGACGTCCATGCCGAGCATGTGGCCGCTGCCGCAGAGCGTGTACCTGCGGTAGAGGTCGTTCTCCGGTGCCGGCGCCTCATCGGCCGGCTTGCCCAGCACACCCCACTCGTGCAGTCCCTCGGCCAGCACCCGCATGGCGGCGAGGTGGAAGTCACGGAAGCGCGCGCCGGGACGCAGGGCGGCGATCCCCGCCTCCTGGGCGGCCAGCACCAGGTCGTAGACCGTGCGCTGAACGGTGGTGAAACGGCCGGACACCGGGAGCGTGCGCGTGATGTCGGCCGTGTAGAGGGAGTCCGTCTCCACCCCGGCGTCCAGCAGGAGCAACTCCCCTGGTCTCAGAGCGGAGTCGTTGCGGATCCAGTGCAGGACGCAGGCGTTCGCCCCGCCGGCCGCGATGGTGTGGTAGCCGGGTCCGTTGCCCTCGAGCCGGGCCCGCAGGTCGAACACCCCCTCCACCCACCGCTCGCCGCGGGGATGACGCAAAGCCTGCGGCAGGGCGCGTACGGCGTCCTCGAACCCGGCCGTGGTCGCGTCGACGGCGCGCTGCAACTCCTGCTGCTCCCAGGGATCCTTGACGAGACGGAGCTCCGACAGCACGCTCGCCAGACCTGCCGGTGCCCGGCGTGGGGCGGGGAGTGTACGAGTACCGCGCAGGGCCTTGTCGACGGTCGGATCGACCCCGCCCAGAACCCGGGTGGGCGGCTGCGGGCCGGTCAGCGTCCTCTCCCAGGCGTCCAGGGGAGCGCAGCGGATCCCGGTCATCCGGGCGGCCTCGTCGAGTTCGGGCCGGCGTCCGACCCAGAACTCCCCGTACCGGCGGTCGCGGTAGAAGGCGCTGTCGGTGCGCGGCGACCGGGGGCGGAGATAGAGCACGGCCTCGTGCCGGGCGTCGCCGTCGGGTTCCAGGACGAGGACGTGACCCGCCTGTTCCTCGCCGGTGAGTCCGGTGAGCCAGGCGTATCCGGTGTGGGGGCGGAAGCGGTGGTCGGTGTCGTTGGACCGGACGGCGAGCACACCCGCCGGTATGACCAGGCGCTCCCCGGGGAAGCGGGCGGCCACGCGGGCCCGGCGGGCGGGGGTGAGGTCGCGCACGGGCACACCCGCGCCGGCGGGCAGGGGAGTGGGTGCCCACGCCGTGCTCATGAAGGCGTCCAGGGCGGGTGCCGGCGCGAGATCGTGGCTGCTGCTGCCGGTGCGTGGCGGGGTGACGGTACGGGACATGGGGCGGTACTCCTCAGGGCTCTGTAGGGGCACGGCGGGTTCGAGGGCTCCGGTGAACGGCGGAGCGGGGCCCGCGCATCAGGCGAGCCGTCAAGGCCTGTCCCGCGAGGGGTTGTTGACGCGTCGATGAATGTACGTCAAACGGGTTCCGAAGGACATGTGACATGTGCCATTGTACAGACGCGCCGGGATGAGGTCGTGCTCATGCCACAACGGGTGATGTCAGGCCTGGTCCGGATCTTCTCCCGGTGCTCACCCCCACGGCCACGCGGCGTCGCGTGGCCCCCCACTCCGCTGGGAGGCGGCACGTGAAGAGCCCAACGGTTCGACAGAACCAGTCAAGGAAACACGGTTTCAGAGGCATCGGCGGCGTAGCCGGTGTGCTCCTGGCCGCATGCATGGGTGCGGGCATGCTCTCCGCACCGAGCCAGGCCGCCGAGGCGCGGTCCCCCCTGGCGAGCACGGTCACCAGCAACGGCGCGGACGTGGATGCCGCTCCGAGGACGCATGACCCCGACGGGCCGACGGCCCGTCCGCTGACCGCGCCGGCCACGGACGCCGACCACATCGGCTCCGAGGCCGTCGACCCGTCGCGCCGCGCCCCGCTCTCCGCGTCCAAGGACGCGCTGCGGCGGGACTACGACAGCCCCGAAGACTCAAAGCCCCGCCACCCCGCCCCGTCCATGAAGGCCGGGAAGGACCGGAAGGCGGTGACGGCCGCCGCAGCGGCGGCGTGCGAGGTCGGCGACTTCACCAGCCGCACCGGAAGCGCCCTGGTCCAGCAGATCAAGGCATCCACGACCGACTGTGTGAACACCCTCTTCTCGGTCAAGGGGAACGACGGGTACCTCGCCTTCCGCGAGGCCCAGATGGTCACCGTCGCCGACGCCCTGCGGGACGGCTCGGCCGCCTACCCCGGTGACAGCAGTACCGGTACGCCGCAGTTGGTCCTGTATCTGCGGGCGGGCTACTACGTGCAGTACTACGACCCGGAGACGGTGGGCACCTACGGGACGGCCCTGCGCACCGCCATCCGCGGCGGACTCGACGCCTTCTTCGCCTCGTCACACTCCTCGGACGTGACCGACGCCAACGGCGAGACGCTGGCGGAGGCCGTCACCCTGATCGACAGCGCCGAGGAGAACGCCCGCTACCTGTACGTCCTCAAGCGGCTGCTGGCCGACTACGACTCCTCGTACAACGACTCCTGGTACATGCTCAACGCGGTGAACAACGTGTACACGGTGACATTTCGCGGGCACCAGCTCCCGGAGTTCGTGAAGGCCGTCGAGGACGACCCCAGCCTGCTCGACGCACTCCGCTCGTTCGCCTCGGACCACCTGGACCTGCTGGGGACCGACCAGTCCTACCTCACGTCGAACGCCGGCCGTGAACTCGCCCGGTTCCTCCAGGAGGCATCCCTGCGGACCCAGGTGCGGACGATGGTCACCGACCTGCTCGCCCGGACCTCGATGACCGGCCGCACCGCGCCGCTCTGGGTCGGCCTCGCCGAGATGACCGACTTCTACGACCGGGCCAACTGCACCGCCTACGGGACCTGCGACCTCGCCGAGCGCCTGCGCGACGCCGTACTCCCGGTCTCCTTCACCTGCAGCAGCAGTATCCGCATCATCGCCCAGCAGATGACCGCCGACGAACTCGCGGCGAGCTGCACGAGCCTCCGCGAGCAGGACGCCTACTTCCACCGCATAGCCAAGGACGACGGCCCTGTCGCACAGGACGGCAACTCCACCATCGAAGTGGTGGCGTTCGACTCCAGCACCGACTACCAGACGTACGCCGGAGCGATCTACGGCATCGACACCAACAACGGCG from Streptomyces sp. NBC_01754 includes:
- a CDS encoding GntR family transcriptional regulator, yielding MARLTSLNVISAQEHLRDQVANALRAALIAGELRPGMVYSAPALAAEFGVSATPVREAMLDLAREGLVEAVRNKGFRITELTEQDLDDFTELRAMIEVPTVGRIAGMGKAEELEALRPLASAIVDAAREHDILGYLEADRRFHLELLGLAGNRRLVEEVAALRKRSRLFGLNRLAETGQLTTSAEEHVQLLDLMVAGDARRAEVCMLAHMSHVRSLWADDAPAGDSIGKRARDGSVAGGPEVRRVPGRSRTES
- a CDS encoding aminopeptidase P family protein, encoding MSRTVTPPRTGSSSHDLAPAPALDAFMSTAWAPTPLPAGAGVPVRDLTPARRARVAARFPGERLVIPAGVLAVRSNDTDHRFRPHTGYAWLTGLTGEEQAGHVLVLEPDGDARHEAVLYLRPRSPRTDSAFYRDRRYGEFWVGRRPELDEAARMTGIRCAPLDAWERTLTGPQPPTRVLGGVDPTVDKALRGTRTLPAPRRAPAGLASVLSELRLVKDPWEQQELQRAVDATTAGFEDAVRALPQALRHPRGERWVEGVFDLRARLEGNGPGYHTIAAGGANACVLHWIRNDSALRPGELLLLDAGVETDSLYTADITRTLPVSGRFTTVQRTVYDLVLAAQEAGIAALRPGARFRDFHLAAMRVLAEGLHEWGVLGKPADEAPAPENDLYRRYTLCGSGHMLGMDVHDCADARTDAYPEGPLEEGQVLTVEPGLYLQPDDETLPRALRGIGVRIEDDLVITADGARLMSSALPRTADGVEEWMGSLLDA
- a CDS encoding M9 family metallopeptidase; amino-acid sequence: MLSAPSQAAEARSPLASTVTSNGADVDAAPRTHDPDGPTARPLTAPATDADHIGSEAVDPSRRAPLSASKDALRRDYDSPEDSKPRHPAPSMKAGKDRKAVTAAAAAACEVGDFTSRTGSALVQQIKASTTDCVNTLFSVKGNDGYLAFREAQMVTVADALRDGSAAYPGDSSTGTPQLVLYLRAGYYVQYYDPETVGTYGTALRTAIRGGLDAFFASSHSSDVTDANGETLAEAVTLIDSAEENARYLYVLKRLLADYDSSYNDSWYMLNAVNNVYTVTFRGHQLPEFVKAVEDDPSLLDALRSFASDHLDLLGTDQSYLTSNAGRELARFLQEASLRTQVRTMVTDLLARTSMTGRTAPLWVGLAEMTDFYDRANCTAYGTCDLAERLRDAVLPVSFTCSSSIRIIAQQMTADELAASCTSLREQDAYFHRIAKDDGPVAQDGNSTIEVVAFDSSTDYQTYAGAIYGIDTNNGGMYLEGDPAAAGNQPRFIAYEAEWVRPEFQIWNLNHEYTHYLDGRFNMYGDFEAGISTPTIWWIEGFAEYVSYSYRDVTYDAALEQAGAQTYTLRTLFDTTYENADQTRVYNWGYLAVRYMLQSHRADVDTLLGHYRTGDWDAARTLLTSTIGTRYDADWATWLTACASGDCGTVTTPPDTTDECTGQDVRELGQDCARSGLAAAIGDYVYLYLYVPEGTAQLEITSSGGTGDADLYYSADGWATTSGYTDRATGSGNAHTLKISAPKAGAHYISLHAADGFDGVSVSTAY